CGTAGCCCGGTAGCGCACTTGACTGGGGGTCAAGGGGTCGCGAGTTCAAATCTCGCCGCTCCGACGATAAGAGGGGGTCGCGGGTTCCCAGCCCGACTGACAGACGTAGTCGGTCAGGCAGGAAATCTCGCCGCTCCGACAGAAAAAGAAACAAGTTTCTCATTTAATAATCTTTCCGAACTTCCAATCTGTTACCGATGACGATTTTCCTCCTCACTTGAGGGAGGTGTCCCGAAGCTTCGGGACGGAGGGTGTGATTTAGTGATGACCAAGCGATAACACCCCTCCTCCGCCAGCCGGCGGATACTCCCCTCGAGGGGAGAGAATATCCGTTATTAAGAGGAATCCTACGGTTGACGAACTCCCGGTAATGACGATTATTTCCCTCCTTACGCCCTGTCCGACTACTGCCAGGCGGGAAAGAGGGAAAAGAAGGGGTAGTTCTCAAATAAAAACTGTGCGAGTCGGGATTTATCCTGACCGCTATATAATTAAATCAGACCGGGCAGTAATCGATTCCGTGCTTCTCGTAATAGCGCTGATGATATTCCTCAGCGCTGTAGAATTGTTTTGCCGGAGTTATCTTAGTTACTATTGGATTATTAAATAATCCGTTATCCGCAGCCCGCCGCATCGAAGAATTTGCTTCCTCTTCCTGTTCGGGAGTGTGGAAAAATATCGCCGAGCGGTATTGCTCGCCGACGTCGGGTCCCTGCCGGTTGAGAGTAGTCGGGTCATGACATTTCCAAAAGACGTCAAGCAGTTCTTCGTAAGAGACCTTTTCGGGATCGTATTCGACCTCGACGACTTCAGCATGTCCGGTCTCACCGGAGCATACCTCTTCGTACGTGGGATTTTCCGTATTCCCTCCGCTGTAACCGGAACTGACGTTGGCGATGTTTTCTATTTCGAGGAAGGCTGCTTCCACTCCCCAAAAGCAGCCTGCCCCAAACGTTGCTTTTTCTAAACTATTCTCAGAGTTTATGACTCTTCCTTTTCATCATCGTAAGCCCCGACGCTTCCAAGCAATTCCTGAAGCTCTCCGCTCTCATACATATCCATCATGATATCCGAACCGCCGACGATCTTTCCATCCACAAAAAGTTGCGGAATTGTGGGCCAGTCGGAATAGGCTGAAAGCACCTCACGAATATTCGGATCCGGCAGTATATCCATGCTGTTGAATTTGACATTCAATGATTTAAGAACCTCCGCAGCCTTGAACGAGAATCCGCACTGCGGCATTTCGGGTGTTCCTTTCATGAACAGCATAACTTTATTATTTTCTATGTCGGATTTGATTTTCTCAAGCATATCATCTGACATCGAGATATTCTCCTTTCCGCCCTAAGAAAGACTTTTCCACTGTTCCGGAGTATACGCCTTAATCTCCACGGCGTGTATCTCACCGCCGAGATTTTCTCCTAACGCACTGTGAATCATCCGGTGCCGGTCGATGAGAGGAACGTCCTCGAAATCATTTGAGACGACCATAATTTCGAAATGGTCTCCGCTCCCTCTTGTGTCTACGACCGCTACCTGAGAATCGGGAAGTTTATCTTCTATGAGCTTCTGTATTTCTGTTTCCTGCATTTATCTTCCGTTTCATTTTACTATCAACAACGCTTGAGAATATAACACGTTTAAAAACAGTATCAAAATATTTTGTTAGTGGCGATTTGACACGTTCCGGTAATGAAATTAACGATCCAAAAAAAGCGCCTGCGGTGGGATTTAGTGTCAGGCGCTTTATTTCTGCATACAGTGGGATGTGTATGCATGTGCAATGAAGTCTATTTTTGCAGTATTTTTTTCATATCCGATAAGCCTTTTCTTATCGTAGATAACGCATTTATTAGAGTATCCTCATCGTTTTCTTTTGCGGGGGCTGCTTTACTCAACTTCAATTTCGGAGAGCCTATTTCCCCCATCTCCTCAAAATTCAACGCTTTGAGTT
This region of Candidatus Neomarinimicrobiota bacterium genomic DNA includes:
- the msrA gene encoding peptide-methionine (S)-S-oxide reductase MsrA, producing the protein MNSENSLEKATFGAGCFWGVEAAFLEIENIANVSSGYSGGNTENPTYEEVCSGETGHAEVVEVEYDPEKVSYEELLDVFWKCHDPTTLNRQGPDVGEQYRSAIFFHTPEQEEEANSSMRRAADNGLFNNPIVTKITPAKQFYSAEEYHQRYYEKHGIDYCPV
- the grxD gene encoding Grx4 family monothiol glutaredoxin; the encoded protein is MSDDMLEKIKSDIENNKVMLFMKGTPEMPQCGFSFKAAEVLKSLNVKFNSMDILPDPNIREVLSAYSDWPTIPQLFVDGKIVGGSDIMMDMYESGELQELLGSVGAYDDEKEES
- a CDS encoding BolA family transcriptional regulator encodes the protein MQETEIQKLIEDKLPDSQVAVVDTRGSGDHFEIMVVSNDFEDVPLIDRHRMIHSALGENLGGEIHAVEIKAYTPEQWKSLS